One Paenibacillus crassostreae DNA segment encodes these proteins:
- a CDS encoding sulfate ABC transporter substrate-binding protein, whose product MRKTLKQGVLLGLVLLMSAMMAACGNNATANEKTATPAANDTTKTVKEAEQDIEPAKLEDVELLNVSYDPTRELYESYNKAFATYWEKEKGQKVTIKQSHGGSGKQSRAVIDGLEADVVTLALGYDIDALQKDGLINEGWEGEFELNSSPYTSTIVFLVKKGNPKGINEWSDLIKDDVEVITPNPKTSGGARWNYLAAWGYALRENGNDEAKAQQFVKDLFSHVPVLDTGARGSTTTFVERGIGDVLLAWENEAILSIKELGPDKFDIVYPTLSILAEPPVAIVDKVVDKRGTQEVAEAYLQYLYTEEGQTIAAENYYRPTLDSVKEKFKDNFPNVELFTLADVFGTWKETQEKHFNDGGIFDQIYVPGK is encoded by the coding sequence ATGAGGAAAACGTTGAAACAAGGGGTTCTATTGGGATTAGTATTACTAATGAGTGCTATGATGGCCGCATGTGGAAATAATGCAACAGCGAATGAGAAAACAGCCACACCAGCGGCTAATGACACAACAAAGACAGTAAAAGAAGCAGAGCAAGATATAGAACCAGCAAAACTAGAGGATGTTGAACTTTTGAATGTATCTTATGATCCAACACGTGAACTTTATGAAAGTTACAATAAAGCATTTGCTACTTATTGGGAGAAAGAAAAGGGACAGAAGGTTACAATCAAGCAATCACATGGGGGTTCAGGTAAACAGAGTAGAGCTGTTATTGATGGCTTAGAGGCCGATGTGGTCACATTAGCACTTGGGTATGATATTGATGCGCTTCAAAAAGATGGACTGATTAATGAAGGTTGGGAAGGCGAGTTTGAACTTAATAGTTCTCCTTATACATCAACCATCGTGTTCTTAGTGAAAAAAGGAAATCCTAAAGGCATTAATGAGTGGTCGGATTTAATCAAGGATGATGTTGAAGTGATAACGCCGAATCCGAAAACTTCAGGTGGAGCACGTTGGAACTATCTTGCAGCATGGGGATATGCTCTGCGTGAGAATGGAAACGATGAGGCCAAAGCGCAACAATTCGTCAAGGATCTATTCTCGCATGTTCCTGTGTTAGATACAGGTGCACGTGGATCAACAACGACTTTTGTAGAACGTGGTATCGGTGATGTGTTACTTGCATGGGAGAATGAAGCTATTCTGTCAATAAAGGAACTGGGGCCAGATAAGTTTGATATCGTATACCCTACGTTAAGTATTCTGGCGGAACCTCCCGTTGCTATCGTTGATAAAGTGGTTGATAAGCGAGGAACACAAGAAGTGGCAGAAGCTTACTTACAATATTTATACACGGAAGAAGGACAGACGATTGCTGCAGAGAATTACTACCGTCCAACACTTGATAGTGTGAAAGAGAAATTTAAGGATAACTTCCCTAATGTTGAATTATTTACTTTAGCTGATGTGTTTGGAACATGGAAAGAAACACAGGAGAAGCACTTCAATGACGGAGGAATATTTGATCAAATATATGTACCTGGCAAATAG